In Zobellia roscoffensis, the following are encoded in one genomic region:
- a CDS encoding DUF4386 domain-containing protein: MQSIQKTARGAGLLYLLVIIFGIFAEKYVRTTLIDFTDGTATVQNIREHPLLFRLGFLSDLFMQLSYFMLPLVLYRFLREVHEWASYVMVLGVTVAVAIMCTNMLNHYAPLLLLEHMNYGDVQMSSTVLFYLDMHSKGYHIAQIFFGLWLWPLGYLVLRSGLFPRFIGVLLMVGCFGYWADVALYFIMPVENLSISGMLTLSADLGEFWLCLYLLFKGVKSRTFSTRTK, from the coding sequence ATGCAATCCATACAAAAAACGGCAAGAGGTGCGGGACTGCTCTACCTCTTGGTTATCATATTTGGCATTTTTGCCGAAAAATATGTTCGCACTACATTAATCGATTTTACAGATGGTACTGCTACGGTCCAAAATATTAGGGAGCATCCGCTGTTGTTCCGACTAGGTTTTTTAAGTGACCTTTTCATGCAACTATCCTACTTTATGTTGCCTTTGGTCCTGTATCGCTTCTTAAGGGAGGTCCATGAATGGGCCTCCTATGTTATGGTGCTAGGAGTAACAGTGGCGGTTGCTATTATGTGCACCAATATGCTCAATCACTATGCCCCACTTCTTCTTTTGGAACATATGAATTACGGAGATGTACAAATGTCCTCTACGGTACTTTTCTATTTGGATATGCACAGTAAAGGGTACCATATAGCACAAATCTTCTTTGGTTTATGGTTATGGCCTTTGGGCTATCTGGTTCTTAGGTCGGGGCTTTTTCCTCGCTTTATTGGCGTATTGCTAATGGTGGGCTGTTTTGGCTACTGGGCAGATGTGGCGCTGTATTTTATTATGCCAGTAGAAAATCTTTCGATTTCCGGGATGTTGACCCTTTCTGCGGACTTGGGTGAGTTTTGGCTCTGTCTGTACTTACTTTTT
- a CDS encoding helix-turn-helix domain-containing protein has protein sequence MHTSFNNKSIAVLPFLTIGDKENEYFSDGITEEIINALTKIEGLKVTARTSSFFYKNKPLDARHIGNELGVETLLEGSVRCIKERVRITAQLIRTDNGFHIWCENFDRNLTDIFALQDEISLLIADKIRENFGHLEVQDSLVDHPNISPEAYGQYLRAKSLVGGFNKDDIRKGINLLKKITEQYPNFALGYVHMHYAYNSMAAGGLMPVKEAFEIGEKYLEKAQQLNMEFPEVYHSLGWHVLNRDWDFKNAVAYLKKAIALKPNYADAHQKLFITLILEGNLTQADHHIKEAYKLDPLYDLNNYFMGYNSYIKRDHEKVRTYFKKCFELNPKFLVGYGIYALALLDQNRPNTILEVAKTIPDMEGAQTERRIMRTLALSAKGVEEECRTELSELTQLIKTDSKERVRFFLIFVYTKIHQYEKALDLIDEGISRKEPLMTLLKVDPLLKPLHSEERFKNALGKIFALSNANERKEPEKTVIHLLSPTDADTFMTQLKNYMTEEMPFLKADISLRNLAGEINLHPNKLSWLLNEKLGQNFNDFINSHRVEHFKDIALHPANSHITLLGLAYDSGFNSKTVFNTFFKKETGMTPKQWVNSQR, from the coding sequence GTGCATACCTCTTTCAATAACAAGTCCATTGCCGTGCTTCCGTTTCTTACCATTGGGGACAAGGAGAACGAATATTTTTCAGATGGCATTACCGAAGAAATCATAAATGCTCTTACCAAGATTGAAGGGCTAAAAGTAACCGCACGTACTTCTTCTTTTTTCTATAAGAACAAACCCTTGGATGCCCGCCATATTGGAAACGAACTAGGAGTGGAAACCCTGTTGGAGGGCAGTGTACGTTGCATTAAGGAACGGGTAAGGATTACGGCACAGCTCATACGAACGGATAACGGTTTTCATATTTGGTGCGAAAATTTTGACCGTAACCTTACTGATATTTTTGCGCTTCAAGACGAGATAAGCCTTTTAATTGCCGATAAGATACGCGAGAATTTTGGGCATTTAGAGGTGCAGGATTCTTTGGTGGACCACCCCAATATTTCACCGGAAGCCTATGGGCAATACCTTAGGGCAAAATCTTTGGTAGGTGGTTTCAATAAGGATGATATTAGAAAAGGAATAAACCTCCTTAAAAAGATAACAGAACAGTATCCTAATTTCGCCTTGGGATATGTGCACATGCATTATGCATATAACAGTATGGCAGCAGGAGGTTTAATGCCGGTAAAGGAGGCTTTTGAAATTGGGGAGAAGTATTTGGAAAAAGCACAACAGTTAAATATGGAGTTTCCCGAAGTGTATCATTCTTTGGGGTGGCACGTGCTTAACCGCGATTGGGATTTTAAAAATGCAGTAGCCTATCTTAAAAAAGCCATTGCCTTAAAACCTAATTATGCAGATGCCCACCAAAAACTGTTCATTACCCTTATTCTAGAAGGTAACCTTACACAGGCGGACCACCATATTAAAGAAGCATATAAACTAGACCCCTTGTACGATTTAAACAATTATTTTATGGGGTACAATAGTTATATAAAAAGGGACCATGAGAAGGTACGGACCTATTTTAAAAAATGTTTTGAGCTCAATCCCAAATTTTTGGTAGGCTACGGTATTTATGCGCTGGCTTTATTGGACCAAAACCGTCCGAATACTATTTTAGAGGTTGCCAAAACCATTCCTGATATGGAAGGCGCTCAAACCGAAAGGCGTATTATGAGAACCTTGGCCTTAAGTGCCAAAGGGGTAGAGGAGGAGTGCCGTACCGAATTAAGTGAACTCACGCAGCTTATAAAAACCGATAGTAAGGAACGGGTACGCTTCTTTTTGATTTTTGTGTACACCAAAATCCACCAGTATGAAAAGGCACTGGATTTAATTGATGAAGGTATTTCGCGAAAAGAACCATTAATGACCTTGCTAAAAGTAGACCCTTTGCTAAAGCCTTTGCATTCAGAGGAGCGCTTTAAAAATGCCTTGGGCAAAATATTTGCTTTATCCAATGCCAATGAAAGAAAGGAACCGGAAAAAACGGTTATCCATCTTTTAAGTCCTACGGATGCCGATACCTTTATGACCCAATTAAAAAATTATATGACGGAAGAAATGCCCTTTCTAAAAGCGGATATTTCACTTCGGAACCTTGCAGGGGAAATCAACTTACACCCCAACAAACTTTCATGGTTATTGAATGAAAAACTAGGGCAAAACTTTAATGACTTCATCAACTCTCACCGTGTGGAGCATTTTAAAGATATAGCCTTGCACCCAGCAAACAGTCATATTACCCTGCTAGGACTTGCGTATGATAGTGGGTTCAATTCCAAAACGGTCTTTAATACCTTTTTTAAAAAGGAAACGGGAATGACCCCAAAACAGTGGGTGAATTCCCAGCGCTAG
- a CDS encoding porin family protein — MKKQVFLGIALFLVVLMGRAQETYLDVVINYTPTTMNFGDRNSELKDFKKGYWGLQAGASFQMGVTEYFSLVPELYFVMKGVRLENKNPLTEQETRIRMNALDLPVLARVHFCNFYANAGPVVSYNIGGRIKTEANDSMIGQKTKMNFGSGNGTYSRWDAGVQFGLGYEFQLKKSRLLLDLRYHYGMVDMGNGSDMYNHYFNMNLLLAKKWKSTPMIRAKKRDMVLWQDVDQHQLEQY; from the coding sequence ATGAAAAAGCAAGTATTTTTAGGTATTGCCCTATTCTTAGTTGTACTCATGGGTAGGGCACAGGAAACCTATTTGGACGTGGTTATTAACTACACGCCCACGACCATGAATTTTGGGGATCGCAATAGTGAACTTAAAGATTTTAAAAAGGGGTATTGGGGGCTGCAAGCGGGCGCTTCCTTTCAGATGGGGGTAACGGAGTATTTCTCCTTGGTTCCCGAGTTGTACTTTGTAATGAAGGGAGTGCGTTTGGAGAACAAAAACCCCCTAACGGAACAAGAGACCCGAATTAGGATGAATGCCCTGGACCTTCCCGTTTTGGCACGTGTGCATTTCTGTAATTTCTATGCCAACGCCGGACCGGTGGTGAGCTACAATATTGGGGGAAGGATTAAAACCGAAGCAAACGATAGTATGATAGGCCAAAAGACCAAAATGAACTTTGGTTCAGGTAACGGCACCTATAGCCGTTGGGACGCCGGAGTTCAATTTGGTTTAGGTTACGAATTTCAATTGAAGAAATCAAGATTGCTACTGGACCTACGCTATCACTATGGTATGGTAGATATGGGAAACGGCTCGGATATGTACAACCACTACTTTAACATGAATCTACTATTGGCCAAAAAGTGGAAGAGCACCCCCATGATAAGGGCCAAAAAAAGGGATATGGTGTTATGGCAAGACGTAGACCAACACCAATTGGAACAATACTAA